A window from Herbaspirillum sp. meg3 encodes these proteins:
- a CDS encoding MYXO-CTERM sorting domain-containing protein: MKGESCRATNNTPLAALLLLAVLAYCLRRRALPAVRC; the protein is encoded by the coding sequence ATGAAAGGTGAATCCTGTAGAGCCACTAACAACACACCGCTGGCGGCGTTGCTTCTCCTTGCCGTACTCGCGTACTGTCTGCGTCGGCGCGCCTTGCCAGCGGTGCGTTGTTAG